From a single Equus asinus isolate D_3611 breed Donkey chromosome 2, EquAss-T2T_v2, whole genome shotgun sequence genomic region:
- the STOML1 gene encoding stomatin-like protein 1 isoform X3, whose protein sequence is MLSRSGYRALPLGDFDRFQQSSFGFLGSQKGCLSPERGGVGPGADAPQSWPSCLCHGLISFLGFLLLLITFPVSGWFALKIVPAYERMIVFRLGRIRTPQGPGMVLLLPFIDSFQRVDLRTRAFNVPPCKLASKDGAVLSVGADVQFRIWDPVLSVMTVKDLNMATRMTAQNAMTKALLKRPLREIQMEKLKISDQLLLEINDVTRAWGLEVDRVELAVEAVLQPPQDSPAGPSLDSTLQQLALHFLGGSMSSVAGGASPLGPADTLEMVSEAEPPAPHVGAGPTLKQPVAEGLLTALQPFLSEALVSQVGACYQFNVTLPSGTQSTYFLDLTTGQGSVGHGVPNGIPDVVVEMAEADLRALLCRELRPLGAYMSGRLKVKGDLAVAMKLEAVLRALN, encoded by the exons ATGCTCAGCAGGTCGGGGTACCGGGCGCTGCCCTTGGGGGACTTTGACCGATTCCAGCAGTCGAGCTTCGGCTTCCTGGGCTCTCAGAAGGGCTGCTTGTCCCCGGAGCGGGGCGGCGTGGGGCCGGGGGCCG ATGCACCTCAGAGCtggccctcctgcctctgccacgGCCTCATCAGTTTCCTGGGGTTCTTGCTGCTGCTGATCACCTTCCCCGTTTCTGGCTGGTTTGCCCTGAAG ATTGTGCCCGCCTACGAGCGCATGATCGTGTTTCGGCTGGGCCGGATCCGCACTCCTCAAGGACCTGGCATGGTTCTGCTCCTGCCCTTCATTGActcctttcagagggtggatctGAGGACACGGGCCTTCAATGTCCCTCCCTGCAAG CTGGCCTCTAAGGATGGGGCTGTGCTGTCCGTGGGGGCTGACGTCCAGTTCCGCATCTGGGACCCGGTACTGTCGGTGATGACGGTGAAGGACCTGAACATGGCCACACGCATGACGGCCCAGAATGCCATGACCAAGGCCCTGCTCAAGAGGCCTCTGCGGGAGATCCAGATGGAGAAGCTCAAGATCAGCGACCAGCTCCTG CTGGAGATCAACGATGTgaccagggcctgggggctggaggtGGACCGCGTGGAGCTGGCAGTGGAGGCTGTGCTCCAGCCACCCCAGGACAGCCCGGCTGGGCCCAGCCTGGACAGCACCCTCCAGCAGCTGGCTCTCCACTTCCTTGGAGGAAGCATGTCCTCAGTGGCAGGAGGTGCCTCACCTCTGGGGCCAG CAGACACCTTGGAGATGGTGAGCGAAGCTGAGCCGCCTGCCCCTCACGTTGGTGCTGGGCCCACCCTGAAGCAGCCTGTGGCCGAGGGGCTGCTGACTGCTCTGCAGCCCTTCCTGTCTGAGGCCCTGGTCAGCCAAGTCGGGGCCTGCTACCAGTTCAATGTCACCCTGCCCAGTGGCACCCAGAGCACCTACTTCCTGGACCTCACTACAG GGCAAGGGAGTGTGGGACACGGGGTGCCCAACGGCATTCCTGACGTGGTGGTGGAGATGGCTGAGGCGGACCTGCGGGCCTTGTTGTGCAGAGAGCTGCGACCACTGGGGGCATACATGAGCGGGCGGCTGAAGGTGAAGGGTGACCTGGCCGTGGCCATGAAGCTGGAGGCTGTCCTCAGGGCCTTGAATTAG
- the STOML1 gene encoding stomatin-like protein 1 isoform X4 produces the protein MLSRSGYRALPLGDFDRFQQSSFGFLGSQKGCLSPERGGVGPGADAPQSWPSCLCHGLISFLGFLLLLITFPVSGWFALKIVPAYERMIVFRLGRIRTPQGPGMVLLLPFIDSFQRVDLRTRAFNVPPCKLASKDGAVLSVGADVQFRIWDPVLSVMTVKDLNMATRMTAQNAMTKALLKRPLREIQMEKLKISDQLLLEINDVTRAWGLEVDRVELAVEAVLQPPQDSPAGPSLDSTLQQLALHFLGGSMSSVAGGASPLGPDTLEMVSEAEPPAPHVGAGPTLKQPVAEGLLTALQPFLSEALVSQVGACYQFNVTLPSGTQSTYFLDLTTGQGSVGHGVPNGIPDVVVEMAEADLRALLCRELRPLGAYMSGRLKVKGDLAVAMKLEAVLRALN, from the exons ATGCTCAGCAGGTCGGGGTACCGGGCGCTGCCCTTGGGGGACTTTGACCGATTCCAGCAGTCGAGCTTCGGCTTCCTGGGCTCTCAGAAGGGCTGCTTGTCCCCGGAGCGGGGCGGCGTGGGGCCGGGGGCCG ATGCACCTCAGAGCtggccctcctgcctctgccacgGCCTCATCAGTTTCCTGGGGTTCTTGCTGCTGCTGATCACCTTCCCCGTTTCTGGCTGGTTTGCCCTGAAG ATTGTGCCCGCCTACGAGCGCATGATCGTGTTTCGGCTGGGCCGGATCCGCACTCCTCAAGGACCTGGCATGGTTCTGCTCCTGCCCTTCATTGActcctttcagagggtggatctGAGGACACGGGCCTTCAATGTCCCTCCCTGCAAG CTGGCCTCTAAGGATGGGGCTGTGCTGTCCGTGGGGGCTGACGTCCAGTTCCGCATCTGGGACCCGGTACTGTCGGTGATGACGGTGAAGGACCTGAACATGGCCACACGCATGACGGCCCAGAATGCCATGACCAAGGCCCTGCTCAAGAGGCCTCTGCGGGAGATCCAGATGGAGAAGCTCAAGATCAGCGACCAGCTCCTG CTGGAGATCAACGATGTgaccagggcctgggggctggaggtGGACCGCGTGGAGCTGGCAGTGGAGGCTGTGCTCCAGCCACCCCAGGACAGCCCGGCTGGGCCCAGCCTGGACAGCACCCTCCAGCAGCTGGCTCTCCACTTCCTTGGAGGAAGCATGTCCTCAGTGGCAGGAGGTGCCTCACCTCTGGGGCCAG ACACCTTGGAGATGGTGAGCGAAGCTGAGCCGCCTGCCCCTCACGTTGGTGCTGGGCCCACCCTGAAGCAGCCTGTGGCCGAGGGGCTGCTGACTGCTCTGCAGCCCTTCCTGTCTGAGGCCCTGGTCAGCCAAGTCGGGGCCTGCTACCAGTTCAATGTCACCCTGCCCAGTGGCACCCAGAGCACCTACTTCCTGGACCTCACTACAG GGCAAGGGAGTGTGGGACACGGGGTGCCCAACGGCATTCCTGACGTGGTGGTGGAGATGGCTGAGGCGGACCTGCGGGCCTTGTTGTGCAGAGAGCTGCGACCACTGGGGGCATACATGAGCGGGCGGCTGAAGGTGAAGGGTGACCTGGCCGTGGCCATGAAGCTGGAGGCTGTCCTCAGGGCCTTGAATTAG
- the STOML1 gene encoding stomatin-like protein 1 isoform X2, producing the protein MWRKAWIGRGMLALIHPSWDYAAASELSHLTRSLAPSHFSSALNSPLDAPQSWPSCLCHGLISFLGFLLLLITFPVSGWFALKIVPAYERMIVFRLGRIRTPQGPGMVLLLPFIDSFQRVDLRTRAFNVPPCKLASKDGAVLSVGADVQFRIWDPVLSVMTVKDLNMATRMTAQNAMTKALLKRPLREIQMEKLKISDQLLLEINDVTRAWGLEVDRVELAVEAVLQPPQDSPAGPSLDSTLQQLALHFLGGSMSSVAGGASPLGPDTLEMVSEAEPPAPHVGAGPTLKQPVAEGLLTALQPFLSEALVSQVGACYQFNVTLPSGTQSTYFLDLTTGQGSVGHGVPNGIPDVVVEMAEADLRALLCRELRPLGAYMSGRLKVKGDLAVAMKLEAVLRALN; encoded by the exons ATGTGGCGAAAGGCCTGGATTGGGCGTGGGATGCTGGCGCTGATCCACCCTTCCTGGGACTACGCTGCAGCCTCAGAGCTTTCTCATCTTACAAGAAGTCTCGCCCCATCACATTTCTCCTCGGCCCTTAACAGCCCTTTAG ATGCACCTCAGAGCtggccctcctgcctctgccacgGCCTCATCAGTTTCCTGGGGTTCTTGCTGCTGCTGATCACCTTCCCCGTTTCTGGCTGGTTTGCCCTGAAG ATTGTGCCCGCCTACGAGCGCATGATCGTGTTTCGGCTGGGCCGGATCCGCACTCCTCAAGGACCTGGCATGGTTCTGCTCCTGCCCTTCATTGActcctttcagagggtggatctGAGGACACGGGCCTTCAATGTCCCTCCCTGCAAG CTGGCCTCTAAGGATGGGGCTGTGCTGTCCGTGGGGGCTGACGTCCAGTTCCGCATCTGGGACCCGGTACTGTCGGTGATGACGGTGAAGGACCTGAACATGGCCACACGCATGACGGCCCAGAATGCCATGACCAAGGCCCTGCTCAAGAGGCCTCTGCGGGAGATCCAGATGGAGAAGCTCAAGATCAGCGACCAGCTCCTG CTGGAGATCAACGATGTgaccagggcctgggggctggaggtGGACCGCGTGGAGCTGGCAGTGGAGGCTGTGCTCCAGCCACCCCAGGACAGCCCGGCTGGGCCCAGCCTGGACAGCACCCTCCAGCAGCTGGCTCTCCACTTCCTTGGAGGAAGCATGTCCTCAGTGGCAGGAGGTGCCTCACCTCTGGGGCCAG ACACCTTGGAGATGGTGAGCGAAGCTGAGCCGCCTGCCCCTCACGTTGGTGCTGGGCCCACCCTGAAGCAGCCTGTGGCCGAGGGGCTGCTGACTGCTCTGCAGCCCTTCCTGTCTGAGGCCCTGGTCAGCCAAGTCGGGGCCTGCTACCAGTTCAATGTCACCCTGCCCAGTGGCACCCAGAGCACCTACTTCCTGGACCTCACTACAG GGCAAGGGAGTGTGGGACACGGGGTGCCCAACGGCATTCCTGACGTGGTGGTGGAGATGGCTGAGGCGGACCTGCGGGCCTTGTTGTGCAGAGAGCTGCGACCACTGGGGGCATACATGAGCGGGCGGCTGAAGGTGAAGGGTGACCTGGCCGTGGCCATGAAGCTGGAGGCTGTCCTCAGGGCCTTGAATTAG
- the STOML1 gene encoding stomatin-like protein 1 isoform X1, translating into MWRKAWIGRGMLALIHPSWDYAAASELSHLTRSLAPSHFSSALNSPLDAPQSWPSCLCHGLISFLGFLLLLITFPVSGWFALKIVPAYERMIVFRLGRIRTPQGPGMVLLLPFIDSFQRVDLRTRAFNVPPCKLASKDGAVLSVGADVQFRIWDPVLSVMTVKDLNMATRMTAQNAMTKALLKRPLREIQMEKLKISDQLLLEINDVTRAWGLEVDRVELAVEAVLQPPQDSPAGPSLDSTLQQLALHFLGGSMSSVAGGASPLGPADTLEMVSEAEPPAPHVGAGPTLKQPVAEGLLTALQPFLSEALVSQVGACYQFNVTLPSGTQSTYFLDLTTGQGSVGHGVPNGIPDVVVEMAEADLRALLCRELRPLGAYMSGRLKVKGDLAVAMKLEAVLRALN; encoded by the exons ATGTGGCGAAAGGCCTGGATTGGGCGTGGGATGCTGGCGCTGATCCACCCTTCCTGGGACTACGCTGCAGCCTCAGAGCTTTCTCATCTTACAAGAAGTCTCGCCCCATCACATTTCTCCTCGGCCCTTAACAGCCCTTTAG ATGCACCTCAGAGCtggccctcctgcctctgccacgGCCTCATCAGTTTCCTGGGGTTCTTGCTGCTGCTGATCACCTTCCCCGTTTCTGGCTGGTTTGCCCTGAAG ATTGTGCCCGCCTACGAGCGCATGATCGTGTTTCGGCTGGGCCGGATCCGCACTCCTCAAGGACCTGGCATGGTTCTGCTCCTGCCCTTCATTGActcctttcagagggtggatctGAGGACACGGGCCTTCAATGTCCCTCCCTGCAAG CTGGCCTCTAAGGATGGGGCTGTGCTGTCCGTGGGGGCTGACGTCCAGTTCCGCATCTGGGACCCGGTACTGTCGGTGATGACGGTGAAGGACCTGAACATGGCCACACGCATGACGGCCCAGAATGCCATGACCAAGGCCCTGCTCAAGAGGCCTCTGCGGGAGATCCAGATGGAGAAGCTCAAGATCAGCGACCAGCTCCTG CTGGAGATCAACGATGTgaccagggcctgggggctggaggtGGACCGCGTGGAGCTGGCAGTGGAGGCTGTGCTCCAGCCACCCCAGGACAGCCCGGCTGGGCCCAGCCTGGACAGCACCCTCCAGCAGCTGGCTCTCCACTTCCTTGGAGGAAGCATGTCCTCAGTGGCAGGAGGTGCCTCACCTCTGGGGCCAG CAGACACCTTGGAGATGGTGAGCGAAGCTGAGCCGCCTGCCCCTCACGTTGGTGCTGGGCCCACCCTGAAGCAGCCTGTGGCCGAGGGGCTGCTGACTGCTCTGCAGCCCTTCCTGTCTGAGGCCCTGGTCAGCCAAGTCGGGGCCTGCTACCAGTTCAATGTCACCCTGCCCAGTGGCACCCAGAGCACCTACTTCCTGGACCTCACTACAG GGCAAGGGAGTGTGGGACACGGGGTGCCCAACGGCATTCCTGACGTGGTGGTGGAGATGGCTGAGGCGGACCTGCGGGCCTTGTTGTGCAGAGAGCTGCGACCACTGGGGGCATACATGAGCGGGCGGCTGAAGGTGAAGGGTGACCTGGCCGTGGCCATGAAGCTGGAGGCTGTCCTCAGGGCCTTGAATTAG
- the STOML1 gene encoding stomatin-like protein 1 isoform X5 encodes MCDASSFKFNPAHVYRGPGAPGSVPGMGRQYKSDKRIDSCSQPDAPQSWPSCLCHGLISFLGFLLLLITFPVSGWFALKIVPAYERMIVFRLGRIRTPQGPGMVLLLPFIDSFQRVDLRTRAFNVPPCKLASKDGAVLSVGADVQFRIWDPVLSVMTVKDLNMATRMTAQNAMTKALLKRPLREIQMEKLKISDQLLLEINDVTRAWGLEVDRVELAVEAVLQPPQDSPAGPSLDSTLQQLALHFLGGSMSSVAGGASPLGPADTLEMVSEAEPPAPHVGAGPTLKQPVAEGLLTALQPFLSEALVSQVGACYQFNVTLPSGTQSTYFLDLTTGQGSVGHGVPNGIPDVVVEMAEADLRALLCRELRPLGAYMSGRLKVKGDLAVAMKLEAVLRALN; translated from the exons ATGTGTGATGCCAGCAGTTTCAAGTTCAACCCAGCACATGTTTACAGAGGCCCAGGTGCTCCTGGCTCTGTGCCAGGTATGGGAAGGCAATATAAATCAGACAAGAGGATTGACTCCTGCTCTCAGCCTG ATGCACCTCAGAGCtggccctcctgcctctgccacgGCCTCATCAGTTTCCTGGGGTTCTTGCTGCTGCTGATCACCTTCCCCGTTTCTGGCTGGTTTGCCCTGAAG ATTGTGCCCGCCTACGAGCGCATGATCGTGTTTCGGCTGGGCCGGATCCGCACTCCTCAAGGACCTGGCATGGTTCTGCTCCTGCCCTTCATTGActcctttcagagggtggatctGAGGACACGGGCCTTCAATGTCCCTCCCTGCAAG CTGGCCTCTAAGGATGGGGCTGTGCTGTCCGTGGGGGCTGACGTCCAGTTCCGCATCTGGGACCCGGTACTGTCGGTGATGACGGTGAAGGACCTGAACATGGCCACACGCATGACGGCCCAGAATGCCATGACCAAGGCCCTGCTCAAGAGGCCTCTGCGGGAGATCCAGATGGAGAAGCTCAAGATCAGCGACCAGCTCCTG CTGGAGATCAACGATGTgaccagggcctgggggctggaggtGGACCGCGTGGAGCTGGCAGTGGAGGCTGTGCTCCAGCCACCCCAGGACAGCCCGGCTGGGCCCAGCCTGGACAGCACCCTCCAGCAGCTGGCTCTCCACTTCCTTGGAGGAAGCATGTCCTCAGTGGCAGGAGGTGCCTCACCTCTGGGGCCAG CAGACACCTTGGAGATGGTGAGCGAAGCTGAGCCGCCTGCCCCTCACGTTGGTGCTGGGCCCACCCTGAAGCAGCCTGTGGCCGAGGGGCTGCTGACTGCTCTGCAGCCCTTCCTGTCTGAGGCCCTGGTCAGCCAAGTCGGGGCCTGCTACCAGTTCAATGTCACCCTGCCCAGTGGCACCCAGAGCACCTACTTCCTGGACCTCACTACAG GGCAAGGGAGTGTGGGACACGGGGTGCCCAACGGCATTCCTGACGTGGTGGTGGAGATGGCTGAGGCGGACCTGCGGGCCTTGTTGTGCAGAGAGCTGCGACCACTGGGGGCATACATGAGCGGGCGGCTGAAGGTGAAGGGTGACCTGGCCGTGGCCATGAAGCTGGAGGCTGTCCTCAGGGCCTTGAATTAG
- the STOML1 gene encoding stomatin-like protein 1 isoform X6, whose amino-acid sequence MDWLLRSDGRCLAENRPCEDAPQSWPSCLCHGLISFLGFLLLLITFPVSGWFALKIVPAYERMIVFRLGRIRTPQGPGMVLLLPFIDSFQRVDLRTRAFNVPPCKLASKDGAVLSVGADVQFRIWDPVLSVMTVKDLNMATRMTAQNAMTKALLKRPLREIQMEKLKISDQLLLEINDVTRAWGLEVDRVELAVEAVLQPPQDSPAGPSLDSTLQQLALHFLGGSMSSVAGGASPLGPADTLEMVSEAEPPAPHVGAGPTLKQPVAEGLLTALQPFLSEALVSQVGACYQFNVTLPSGTQSTYFLDLTTGQGSVGHGVPNGIPDVVVEMAEADLRALLCRELRPLGAYMSGRLKVKGDLAVAMKLEAVLRALN is encoded by the exons ATGGATTGGCTTCTCAGATCCGATGGCCGTTGCCTAGCAGAAAATAGGCCTTGTGAGG ATGCACCTCAGAGCtggccctcctgcctctgccacgGCCTCATCAGTTTCCTGGGGTTCTTGCTGCTGCTGATCACCTTCCCCGTTTCTGGCTGGTTTGCCCTGAAG ATTGTGCCCGCCTACGAGCGCATGATCGTGTTTCGGCTGGGCCGGATCCGCACTCCTCAAGGACCTGGCATGGTTCTGCTCCTGCCCTTCATTGActcctttcagagggtggatctGAGGACACGGGCCTTCAATGTCCCTCCCTGCAAG CTGGCCTCTAAGGATGGGGCTGTGCTGTCCGTGGGGGCTGACGTCCAGTTCCGCATCTGGGACCCGGTACTGTCGGTGATGACGGTGAAGGACCTGAACATGGCCACACGCATGACGGCCCAGAATGCCATGACCAAGGCCCTGCTCAAGAGGCCTCTGCGGGAGATCCAGATGGAGAAGCTCAAGATCAGCGACCAGCTCCTG CTGGAGATCAACGATGTgaccagggcctgggggctggaggtGGACCGCGTGGAGCTGGCAGTGGAGGCTGTGCTCCAGCCACCCCAGGACAGCCCGGCTGGGCCCAGCCTGGACAGCACCCTCCAGCAGCTGGCTCTCCACTTCCTTGGAGGAAGCATGTCCTCAGTGGCAGGAGGTGCCTCACCTCTGGGGCCAG CAGACACCTTGGAGATGGTGAGCGAAGCTGAGCCGCCTGCCCCTCACGTTGGTGCTGGGCCCACCCTGAAGCAGCCTGTGGCCGAGGGGCTGCTGACTGCTCTGCAGCCCTTCCTGTCTGAGGCCCTGGTCAGCCAAGTCGGGGCCTGCTACCAGTTCAATGTCACCCTGCCCAGTGGCACCCAGAGCACCTACTTCCTGGACCTCACTACAG GGCAAGGGAGTGTGGGACACGGGGTGCCCAACGGCATTCCTGACGTGGTGGTGGAGATGGCTGAGGCGGACCTGCGGGCCTTGTTGTGCAGAGAGCTGCGACCACTGGGGGCATACATGAGCGGGCGGCTGAAGGTGAAGGGTGACCTGGCCGTGGCCATGAAGCTGGAGGCTGTCCTCAGGGCCTTGAATTAG
- the STOML1 gene encoding stomatin-like protein 1 isoform X7 — MDWLLRSDGRCLAENRPCEDAPQSWPSCLCHGLISFLGFLLLLITFPVSGWFALKIVPAYERMIVFRLGRIRTPQGPGMVLLLPFIDSFQRVDLRTRAFNVPPCKLASKDGAVLSVGADVQFRIWDPVLSVMTVKDLNMATRMTAQNAMTKALLKRPLREIQMEKLKISDQLLLEINDVTRAWGLEVDRVELAVEAVLQPPQDSPAGPSLDSTLQQLALHFLGGSMSSVAGGASPLGPDTLEMVSEAEPPAPHVGAGPTLKQPVAEGLLTALQPFLSEALVSQVGACYQFNVTLPSGTQSTYFLDLTTGQGSVGHGVPNGIPDVVVEMAEADLRALLCRELRPLGAYMSGRLKVKGDLAVAMKLEAVLRALN, encoded by the exons ATGGATTGGCTTCTCAGATCCGATGGCCGTTGCCTAGCAGAAAATAGGCCTTGTGAGG ATGCACCTCAGAGCtggccctcctgcctctgccacgGCCTCATCAGTTTCCTGGGGTTCTTGCTGCTGCTGATCACCTTCCCCGTTTCTGGCTGGTTTGCCCTGAAG ATTGTGCCCGCCTACGAGCGCATGATCGTGTTTCGGCTGGGCCGGATCCGCACTCCTCAAGGACCTGGCATGGTTCTGCTCCTGCCCTTCATTGActcctttcagagggtggatctGAGGACACGGGCCTTCAATGTCCCTCCCTGCAAG CTGGCCTCTAAGGATGGGGCTGTGCTGTCCGTGGGGGCTGACGTCCAGTTCCGCATCTGGGACCCGGTACTGTCGGTGATGACGGTGAAGGACCTGAACATGGCCACACGCATGACGGCCCAGAATGCCATGACCAAGGCCCTGCTCAAGAGGCCTCTGCGGGAGATCCAGATGGAGAAGCTCAAGATCAGCGACCAGCTCCTG CTGGAGATCAACGATGTgaccagggcctgggggctggaggtGGACCGCGTGGAGCTGGCAGTGGAGGCTGTGCTCCAGCCACCCCAGGACAGCCCGGCTGGGCCCAGCCTGGACAGCACCCTCCAGCAGCTGGCTCTCCACTTCCTTGGAGGAAGCATGTCCTCAGTGGCAGGAGGTGCCTCACCTCTGGGGCCAG ACACCTTGGAGATGGTGAGCGAAGCTGAGCCGCCTGCCCCTCACGTTGGTGCTGGGCCCACCCTGAAGCAGCCTGTGGCCGAGGGGCTGCTGACTGCTCTGCAGCCCTTCCTGTCTGAGGCCCTGGTCAGCCAAGTCGGGGCCTGCTACCAGTTCAATGTCACCCTGCCCAGTGGCACCCAGAGCACCTACTTCCTGGACCTCACTACAG GGCAAGGGAGTGTGGGACACGGGGTGCCCAACGGCATTCCTGACGTGGTGGTGGAGATGGCTGAGGCGGACCTGCGGGCCTTGTTGTGCAGAGAGCTGCGACCACTGGGGGCATACATGAGCGGGCGGCTGAAGGTGAAGGGTGACCTGGCCGTGGCCATGAAGCTGGAGGCTGTCCTCAGGGCCTTGAATTAG
- the STOML1 gene encoding stomatin-like protein 1 isoform X8 codes for MIVFRLGRIRTPQGPGMVLLLPFIDSFQRVDLRTRAFNVPPCKLASKDGAVLSVGADVQFRIWDPVLSVMTVKDLNMATRMTAQNAMTKALLKRPLREIQMEKLKISDQLLLEINDVTRAWGLEVDRVELAVEAVLQPPQDSPAGPSLDSTLQQLALHFLGGSMSSVAGGASPLGPADTLEMVSEAEPPAPHVGAGPTLKQPVAEGLLTALQPFLSEALVSQVGACYQFNVTLPSGTQSTYFLDLTTGQGSVGHGVPNGIPDVVVEMAEADLRALLCRELRPLGAYMSGRLKVKGDLAVAMKLEAVLRALN; via the exons ATGATCGTGTTTCGGCTGGGCCGGATCCGCACTCCTCAAGGACCTGGCATGGTTCTGCTCCTGCCCTTCATTGActcctttcagagggtggatctGAGGACACGGGCCTTCAATGTCCCTCCCTGCAAG CTGGCCTCTAAGGATGGGGCTGTGCTGTCCGTGGGGGCTGACGTCCAGTTCCGCATCTGGGACCCGGTACTGTCGGTGATGACGGTGAAGGACCTGAACATGGCCACACGCATGACGGCCCAGAATGCCATGACCAAGGCCCTGCTCAAGAGGCCTCTGCGGGAGATCCAGATGGAGAAGCTCAAGATCAGCGACCAGCTCCTG CTGGAGATCAACGATGTgaccagggcctgggggctggaggtGGACCGCGTGGAGCTGGCAGTGGAGGCTGTGCTCCAGCCACCCCAGGACAGCCCGGCTGGGCCCAGCCTGGACAGCACCCTCCAGCAGCTGGCTCTCCACTTCCTTGGAGGAAGCATGTCCTCAGTGGCAGGAGGTGCCTCACCTCTGGGGCCAG CAGACACCTTGGAGATGGTGAGCGAAGCTGAGCCGCCTGCCCCTCACGTTGGTGCTGGGCCCACCCTGAAGCAGCCTGTGGCCGAGGGGCTGCTGACTGCTCTGCAGCCCTTCCTGTCTGAGGCCCTGGTCAGCCAAGTCGGGGCCTGCTACCAGTTCAATGTCACCCTGCCCAGTGGCACCCAGAGCACCTACTTCCTGGACCTCACTACAG GGCAAGGGAGTGTGGGACACGGGGTGCCCAACGGCATTCCTGACGTGGTGGTGGAGATGGCTGAGGCGGACCTGCGGGCCTTGTTGTGCAGAGAGCTGCGACCACTGGGGGCATACATGAGCGGGCGGCTGAAGGTGAAGGGTGACCTGGCCGTGGCCATGAAGCTGGAGGCTGTCCTCAGGGCCTTGAATTAG
- the STOML1 gene encoding stomatin-like protein 1 isoform X9, producing MIVFRLGRIRTPQGPGMVLLLPFIDSFQRVDLRTRAFNVPPCKLASKDGAVLSVGADVQFRIWDPVLSVMTVKDLNMATRMTAQNAMTKALLKRPLREIQMEKLKISDQLLLEINDVTRAWGLEVDRVELAVEAVLQPPQDSPAGPSLDSTLQQLALHFLGGSMSSVAGGASPLGPDTLEMVSEAEPPAPHVGAGPTLKQPVAEGLLTALQPFLSEALVSQVGACYQFNVTLPSGTQSTYFLDLTTGQGSVGHGVPNGIPDVVVEMAEADLRALLCRELRPLGAYMSGRLKVKGDLAVAMKLEAVLRALN from the exons ATGATCGTGTTTCGGCTGGGCCGGATCCGCACTCCTCAAGGACCTGGCATGGTTCTGCTCCTGCCCTTCATTGActcctttcagagggtggatctGAGGACACGGGCCTTCAATGTCCCTCCCTGCAAG CTGGCCTCTAAGGATGGGGCTGTGCTGTCCGTGGGGGCTGACGTCCAGTTCCGCATCTGGGACCCGGTACTGTCGGTGATGACGGTGAAGGACCTGAACATGGCCACACGCATGACGGCCCAGAATGCCATGACCAAGGCCCTGCTCAAGAGGCCTCTGCGGGAGATCCAGATGGAGAAGCTCAAGATCAGCGACCAGCTCCTG CTGGAGATCAACGATGTgaccagggcctgggggctggaggtGGACCGCGTGGAGCTGGCAGTGGAGGCTGTGCTCCAGCCACCCCAGGACAGCCCGGCTGGGCCCAGCCTGGACAGCACCCTCCAGCAGCTGGCTCTCCACTTCCTTGGAGGAAGCATGTCCTCAGTGGCAGGAGGTGCCTCACCTCTGGGGCCAG ACACCTTGGAGATGGTGAGCGAAGCTGAGCCGCCTGCCCCTCACGTTGGTGCTGGGCCCACCCTGAAGCAGCCTGTGGCCGAGGGGCTGCTGACTGCTCTGCAGCCCTTCCTGTCTGAGGCCCTGGTCAGCCAAGTCGGGGCCTGCTACCAGTTCAATGTCACCCTGCCCAGTGGCACCCAGAGCACCTACTTCCTGGACCTCACTACAG GGCAAGGGAGTGTGGGACACGGGGTGCCCAACGGCATTCCTGACGTGGTGGTGGAGATGGCTGAGGCGGACCTGCGGGCCTTGTTGTGCAGAGAGCTGCGACCACTGGGGGCATACATGAGCGGGCGGCTGAAGGTGAAGGGTGACCTGGCCGTGGCCATGAAGCTGGAGGCTGTCCTCAGGGCCTTGAATTAG